In a single window of the Elaeis guineensis isolate ETL-2024a chromosome 8, EG11, whole genome shotgun sequence genome:
- the LOC105049700 gene encoding uncharacterized protein, producing the protein MSRLPLPMAKRYVLRLFISLKYATANVVDRQSGRVVVTASSVEKALKEGLECGHTCNDKAAAAVGEVLVVRFKVDGLAQEPIYANAAKEVEKKGFKNRSKVWAIFNALRSHSVNLHLDQDDHEPPASLCWRFLDILALSNNVGCEQGDGNHVLQLIMLRLPIIIEVEKCSTPT; encoded by the coding sequence ATGAGTCGGCTTCCGTTGCCAATGGCAAAGAGGTATGTGCTGCGGCTTTTCATATCACTCAAATACGCGACTGCCAATGTTGTGGATCGGCAGAGCGGGCGAGTGGTGGTGACGGCATCTTCGGTGGAGAAGGCGCTCAAAGAAGGGCTCGAGTGCGGCCACACTTGCAATGACAAGGCGGCGGCGGCAGTCGGAGAAGTGCTTGTTGTGCGCTTTAAGGTTGATGGCCTGGCTCAGGAACCAATATACGCCAATGCAGCCAAGGAGGTGGAGAAGAAGGGGTTCAAGAATCGGAGCAAGGTTTGGGCCATTTTCAATGCCCTCCGCTCACATAGTGTCAACCTCCACCTTGACCAAGACGACCATGAGCCTCCTGCTTCTCTCTGTTGGAGATTTTTAGACATTCTTGCTTTATCCAACAACGTGGGGTGTGAGCAAGGTGATGGTAATCATGTTCTCCAACTTATAATGCTTAGGCTTCCTATCATCATAGAGGTTGAGAAGTGCAGCACTCCAACTTAG